One segment of Pueribacillus theae DNA contains the following:
- the yhbH gene encoding sporulation protein YhbH: MQENQDSSFVVSKENWSLHRKGYQDQDRHMEKVKEAIKNNLPDLVSEESIILSSGRGVVKIPIRSLDEFKIRYNYNKTKHVGQGEGDSQVGDVVAREPDYGQGKPGAGKGQQAGDKPGYDYYEADVSLAELEEALFKEMELPNLKQKEQAEIATEKIEFNDVRKKGLMGNIDKKRTILAALKRNARKGKKSIAPISDDDLRFKTWNDVIKPESKAVVIAMMDTSGSMGNWEKYMARSFFFWMTRFLRTQYESVEMEFIAHHTEAKVVSEEDFFSKGESGGTICSSAYRKALELIEEKYNPIRYNIYPFHFSDGDNLTSDNQRCLKLVNDIMEVSNMFGYGEVNAYSRHSTLMTAYKNIDNPKFRHYILKDKRDVYYALKSFFQKQSVAV; encoded by the coding sequence GTGCAGGAAAACCAAGATTCAAGCTTTGTTGTCTCCAAGGAAAACTGGTCCCTCCACCGCAAAGGTTACCAAGATCAAGATAGGCATATGGAGAAAGTAAAAGAAGCAATAAAAAACAACTTACCTGATTTAGTAAGCGAAGAAAGCATTATTTTATCAAGTGGCCGTGGAGTTGTTAAAATTCCAATTCGTTCACTAGATGAATTTAAAATTAGATATAACTACAATAAAACAAAACACGTTGGGCAAGGCGAAGGAGACAGCCAAGTTGGGGATGTTGTCGCTCGTGAACCGGATTATGGCCAAGGAAAGCCAGGGGCGGGAAAAGGACAGCAGGCAGGTGACAAACCTGGATATGATTATTATGAAGCGGATGTTTCACTTGCTGAACTTGAGGAAGCCCTTTTTAAAGAAATGGAGCTCCCTAACTTAAAACAAAAGGAACAGGCAGAGATTGCGACAGAAAAAATTGAATTTAACGACGTTAGAAAAAAAGGCTTAATGGGGAACATTGACAAGAAACGCACGATCCTTGCTGCATTAAAAAGAAACGCGAGAAAAGGTAAAAAGAGCATTGCACCCATTTCTGACGATGATTTGCGATTTAAGACATGGAATGATGTCATTAAACCCGAGTCAAAAGCGGTAGTCATTGCCATGATGGATACTAGTGGCTCGATGGGAAATTGGGAAAAGTATATGGCAAGAAGCTTCTTTTTCTGGATGACACGATTTTTACGCACCCAGTACGAATCAGTTGAAATGGAGTTTATTGCCCATCATACCGAAGCGAAAGTCGTATCGGAAGAAGACTTTTTCTCCAAGGGGGAGAGCGGAGGGACAATTTGTTCGTCTGCTTACCGGAAAGCATTGGAATTGATTGAAGAGAAATACAATCCTATTCGATACAATATTTATCCATTCCATTTTTCGGATGGAGATAACTTAACATCTGACAACCAAAGATGCCTCAAGCTTGTTAATGACATCATGGAAGTTTCGAACATGTTTGGCTATGGGGAAGTTAATGCGTATAGCCGACATTCGACATTAATGACAGCTTATAAAAATATTGACAACCCAAAGTTCAGGCATTACATCTTGAAAGACAAACGCGACGTGTACTATGCATTAAAGAGCTTCTTCCAAAAACAATCGGTTGCTGTGTAA
- a CDS encoding SpoVR family protein: MDEIKALNRAIEEINEIAKGFGLDFYPMRYEVCPADIIYTFGAYGMPTRFSHWSFGKQFHKMKLHYDLGLSKIYELVINSNPCYAFLLDTNSLIQNKMIIAHVLAHCDFFKNNVRFSNTRRDMVESMTATAERIAHYEVVHGKKEVEKFLDAVLSIQEHIDPSIMRPKLNYNMYDEPEEEESVKTTPYDDLWKIDRKLTPKEEPVPKKKKFPPKPEKDLLLFIEQFSRELEDWQRDVLTMMREEMLYFWPQLETKIMNEGWATYWHQRILREMDLTTEEAIEFSKLNAGVVMPSRTSINPYYLGLKIFEDIEERYNNPTEEMKKLGVEPNSGREKLFEVREIESDISFIRNYLTKELVQKEDMYLFEKQGRDYKITDKDYENVRDQLVAIRVNGGFPYITVTDGDYLRNGELYLVHSYEGTELDLPYLENVLPYIYQLWGRQVHIETIVDEKPVVYSYDGKKVFRRYL; this comes from the coding sequence ATGGACGAGATAAAAGCACTCAACCGTGCTATTGAAGAAATTAATGAAATTGCAAAGGGTTTCGGGCTTGATTTTTATCCGATGCGTTACGAAGTTTGTCCAGCCGATATTATTTACACATTTGGAGCATATGGGATGCCGACGCGTTTTTCCCACTGGAGTTTTGGAAAGCAATTTCACAAAATGAAACTTCATTATGATCTCGGCTTGAGCAAAATTTATGAGCTTGTTATTAATTCGAATCCATGCTATGCATTTCTTCTTGATACGAACAGCTTAATTCAAAATAAAATGATTATCGCGCATGTTCTGGCGCATTGTGATTTTTTCAAAAACAATGTGAGGTTTTCGAATACGAGGCGCGACATGGTCGAAAGCATGACAGCAACAGCCGAGCGCATCGCCCATTATGAAGTGGTTCATGGGAAAAAGGAAGTTGAAAAATTTTTAGATGCTGTATTATCGATTCAAGAGCACATCGACCCTTCCATTATGAGGCCTAAACTGAATTATAATATGTACGACGAACCGGAAGAGGAAGAGAGCGTAAAAACAACACCGTACGATGATTTATGGAAGATCGATCGCAAACTTACTCCAAAAGAAGAGCCTGTCCCTAAAAAGAAAAAGTTTCCGCCAAAACCAGAAAAAGATTTGCTTTTATTCATCGAGCAATTCAGCAGAGAGCTTGAAGATTGGCAGCGTGATGTTTTGACGATGATGCGAGAAGAAATGTTGTATTTCTGGCCGCAGCTTGAGACAAAAATAATGAATGAAGGATGGGCGACTTACTGGCATCAGCGGATTTTAAGAGAGATGGATTTAACGACAGAAGAAGCCATTGAATTCTCCAAACTGAACGCGGGAGTTGTTATGCCTTCAAGAACTTCGATAAATCCATACTACCTTGGATTAAAAATTTTTGAAGATATTGAAGAACGCTACAATAATCCTACGGAAGAAATGAAGAAATTGGGGGTTGAACCGAATTCCGGAAGAGAGAAGCTGTTCGAAGTGAGGGAAATCGAATCAGACATCTCGTTTATCAGGAACTATTTAACGAAAGAACTCGTCCAGAAAGAAGATATGTATTTATTCGAAAAGCAAGGGCGGGATTATAAAATAACGGATAAAGATTATGAAAATGTACGGGATCAGCTTGTTGCTATCCGTGTAAACGGCGGCTTTCCTTATATTACGGTGACGGATGGCGATTACCTGAGGAATGGCGAGCTATATTTAGTACACAGTTATGAAGGAACAGAACTTGACCTGCCGTATCTTGAAAACGTCCTGCCCTATATTTATCAGTTATGGGGAAGGCAAGTGCATATAGAAACGATCGTGGATGAAAAGCCGGTCGTTTATTCTTACGACGGAAAAAAGGTTTTTCGAAGATATTTATGA
- a CDS encoding CBS domain-containing protein, with amino-acid sequence MQQHTIENIMTKSVISVSPEQSIEEAAQLMHQHNIGAIPVVENNRVTGMITDRDITIRSTADGGNEKMPVSQVMTNDVVTVSPNMSVEEAAQLMSQKQIRRLPVVENDHVIGMVALGDLATEEKHDAKAEEALTDISQPSRPTH; translated from the coding sequence ATGCAACAACACACGATCGAAAACATCATGACAAAATCAGTAATTTCCGTTTCGCCAGAACAAAGCATTGAAGAAGCTGCCCAATTAATGCACCAGCATAATATCGGTGCTATTCCTGTTGTGGAAAATAATCGTGTAACTGGAATGATTACCGATCGCGATATTACGATTCGCTCGACGGCTGACGGCGGAAATGAAAAGATGCCCGTCTCTCAAGTAATGACAAATGATGTGGTAACCGTTTCGCCAAATATGAGTGTAGAGGAAGCGGCACAGCTTATGTCACAAAAACAAATTCGCCGCCTCCCTGTTGTTGAAAATGATCATGTCATTGGCATGGTTGCGTTAGGTGATCTCGCTACAGAAGAGAAGCACGATGCGAAAGCGGAAGAAGCATTAACAGATATTTCGCAGCCATCAAGGCCAACCCATTAA
- a CDS encoding alpha/beta-type small acid-soluble spore protein, producing the protein MANNNSNNSNQILVEGAAQAIDQMKLEIAQEFGVNLGADTTSRANGSVGGEITKRLVSFAQQQMKGFQQQ; encoded by the coding sequence ATGGCAAACAACAACAGCAACAACAGCAACCAAATCCTTGTTGAAGGTGCAGCACAAGCAATTGATCAAATGAAACTTGAAATTGCTCAAGAGTTCGGTGTAAACCTCGGTGCTGACACAACTTCTCGTGCTAACGGTTCAGTTGGTGGAGAAATTACAAAGCGTCTTGTATCTTTCGCTCAGCAACAAATGAAAGGTTTCCAACAACAATAA
- the glpK gene encoding glycerol kinase GlpK, with translation MGKKYVLAIDQGTTSTRAILFNKFGEVESVAQKEFTQHFPNPGWVEHDAQEIWSSTLSVIAEVISNRSDISQKEIAAMGITNQRETTVVWDKRTGKPIYHAIVWQSRQTVDICHELKVKGYEQLISDKTGLLIDAYFSGTKLKWILDHVDGARQLAEEGHLLFGTIDTWLIWKLSGGAVHVTDYTNASRTLLYNIHELKWDEELLKIFDIPKAMLPEVKPSSFVYAKTLPEHFFGEQIPISSAVGDQQAALFGQACFDNGMAKNTYGTGCFMLMNTGEKAVKSKNGLLTTIAWGMDGMVEYALEGSIFVAGSAVQWLRDGLGMLNDSKDSEKYAKRITSTDGVYVVPAFVGLGTPYWDSDARGAVFGLTRGTKKEHVIRATLESLAYQTKDVIDAMTADSGIKLKALRVDGGAVKNDFLMQFQSDILGVSVERPKVNETTALGAAMLAGLAVGFWKDKKQLADQFSIEKTFTATMADDERNKLYQGWKKAIEATMAFKP, from the coding sequence TTGGGCAAAAAATATGTGTTGGCCATCGATCAAGGGACAACGAGTACGAGAGCAATTTTATTCAATAAATTTGGCGAGGTAGAATCTGTTGCACAAAAAGAATTCACGCAGCATTTTCCCAATCCTGGCTGGGTGGAACATGATGCGCAAGAGATTTGGAGCAGTACATTGTCAGTCATAGCGGAAGTCATTTCAAACCGTTCTGATATTTCCCAAAAAGAAATTGCCGCGATGGGAATTACGAATCAGCGGGAGACAACCGTTGTATGGGATAAACGGACAGGAAAGCCAATTTATCATGCCATTGTATGGCAATCCAGGCAGACCGTTGATATCTGTCATGAGTTAAAGGTTAAAGGCTATGAACAGCTTATTTCTGATAAAACGGGGCTTTTAATTGACGCGTATTTTTCTGGGACAAAATTAAAATGGATTCTTGATCATGTCGATGGCGCGAGACAACTTGCTGAAGAAGGGCATTTATTATTTGGAACAATTGATACATGGCTCATTTGGAAGCTGTCTGGCGGCGCGGTGCATGTGACAGATTACACAAATGCGTCACGCACGCTTTTGTATAATATCCATGAATTGAAGTGGGATGAAGAATTACTTAAAATTTTTGATATTCCAAAAGCCATGCTTCCAGAAGTAAAACCATCTTCATTTGTTTATGCAAAAACATTGCCAGAGCATTTCTTTGGTGAACAAATCCCGATCTCTTCCGCTGTAGGAGATCAGCAAGCTGCATTATTCGGGCAGGCTTGTTTTGACAATGGAATGGCTAAGAATACATATGGGACAGGCTGCTTTATGTTAATGAACACAGGCGAAAAAGCAGTAAAAAGTAAAAATGGCCTGCTTACGACCATTGCTTGGGGAATGGACGGAATGGTTGAGTATGCGCTTGAAGGCAGCATTTTTGTAGCTGGTTCAGCGGTTCAATGGCTGCGTGATGGGCTTGGCATGCTCAACGATTCAAAAGACAGCGAAAAATATGCGAAACGCATCACTTCAACAGATGGTGTCTATGTTGTCCCAGCCTTTGTCGGATTGGGCACACCTTATTGGGACAGTGATGCTAGAGGTGCGGTATTTGGCTTAACGAGAGGAACAAAAAAAGAACATGTTATTCGAGCAACACTAGAATCCCTTGCCTATCAAACGAAAGATGTGATCGATGCGATGACAGCAGATTCTGGAATTAAGCTGAAAGCGCTTCGTGTTGACGGCGGCGCAGTCAAAAATGATTTTTTAATGCAGTTTCAAAGCGATATTCTTGGCGTGTCGGTTGAACGACCGAAAGTGAATGAGACAACAGCACTTGGCGCTGCGATGCTGGCCGGGCTTGCCGTCGGATTCTGGAAAGATAAAAAGCAGCTCGCTGACCAATTTTCGATCGAAAAGACATTTACAGCGACAATGGCTGACGATGAAAGAAATAAGCTTTATCAAGGCTGGAAAAAAGCAATTGAAGCAACGATGGCTTTTAAGCCTTAA
- the trmL gene encoding tRNA (uridine(34)/cytosine(34)/5-carboxymethylaminomethyluridine(34)-2'-O)-methyltransferase TrmL, whose protein sequence is MGLHVVLYQPEIPANTGNIARTCAATNTALHLIRPLGFSTDDKMLKRAGLDYWKFVDVTYYDSLDEFYKKNEGEFFYITKFGKKKHTDIDLTDRETNFYFIFGRETNGLPPEVIEANHDRCLRLPMTDSVRALNLSNTAAILVYEALRQQDYPGVK, encoded by the coding sequence TTGGGATTACATGTCGTTTTATATCAACCAGAAATACCGGCAAATACCGGAAATATCGCAAGGACGTGTGCTGCAACAAACACCGCTTTGCATTTGATTCGGCCGCTTGGGTTTTCAACCGATGATAAAATGTTGAAGCGCGCGGGGCTTGACTACTGGAAATTTGTGGATGTAACCTATTACGATTCATTGGATGAATTTTATAAAAAAAATGAAGGAGAGTTTTTCTATATTACGAAATTCGGAAAGAAAAAGCATACAGATATCGACCTTACAGACAGGGAAACAAATTTTTATTTCATTTTTGGAAGGGAAACAAACGGGTTGCCGCCAGAAGTTATTGAAGCGAACCACGATCGCTGCCTGAGGTTGCCGATGACAGACTCGGTTCGGGCATTAAACCTTTCAAATACGGCGGCGATTCTTGTCTATGAAGCACTTCGGCAGCAAGATTACCCGGGTGTTAAATAA
- a CDS encoding TrkH family potassium uptake protein produces MRRMKSNHLSSFQLLVIFYFSAVSISAILLSLPFAHKPGVEFSVMDGIFTAVSAVSVTGLTVVSIADTFSVAGTFVILIVIQIGGLGLMTMSTFIWILVGKKIGLKERQLIMADQNQPTLSGLVNLMKQILLLILTIEFIGFLILGTYYLTYFPTWQEAYYQALFATISATTNTGFDITGNSLLPFAHDYFVQFIHMVLIILGAIGFPVLIEIKRFFQHKKKSEPYRFSLFTKLTTSTYFILIAVGFLLILVLEWTHFFVGKSWHESFFYALFQSVTTRSSGLSTLDVSEFTLATQLILSVSMFIGASPSSVGGGIRTTTFAIVLLAIFFYAKGKGSIKVFNREIYEDDMRKAFVVSAVAVLLFVVAVIILSITEQLSLMPIIFEVASAFGTCGLSLGITPELSTIGKIVIMSLMFIGRIGLVTLVFLIRGKEITEKYHYPKERVIIG; encoded by the coding sequence ATAAGACGTATGAAATCCAATCATTTATCATCCTTTCAACTGCTTGTGATCTTTTATTTTAGTGCTGTTTCAATTTCCGCAATCCTGCTTAGCCTTCCTTTTGCCCACAAACCGGGCGTTGAGTTTAGTGTAATGGACGGGATTTTTACGGCAGTGAGCGCTGTTAGTGTGACCGGGCTAACCGTTGTATCGATCGCGGACACATTCAGTGTCGCTGGCACGTTTGTCATACTGATTGTCATTCAAATTGGCGGTCTCGGTTTAATGACGATGAGCACGTTTATTTGGATTCTAGTGGGAAAAAAAATCGGGCTAAAGGAACGCCAGCTGATTATGGCTGATCAAAATCAACCAACACTTTCAGGGCTTGTCAATTTAATGAAACAAATCCTTCTGCTTATTTTAACAATTGAATTTATCGGTTTTCTTATCCTTGGCACTTATTATTTAACGTATTTTCCAACTTGGCAAGAAGCGTATTATCAAGCACTTTTTGCAACGATTAGTGCAACGACAAACACAGGCTTTGATATAACTGGCAATTCCTTGCTTCCTTTTGCACATGATTACTTTGTGCAATTTATCCATATGGTCCTCATTATACTTGGGGCGATTGGTTTTCCTGTGTTAATTGAAATCAAACGCTTTTTCCAGCATAAAAAGAAATCTGAGCCTTATCGTTTTTCATTATTTACAAAATTAACGACGTCAACTTACTTTATCTTAATTGCAGTTGGGTTCTTACTTATTCTCGTTTTGGAATGGACTCATTTTTTTGTTGGAAAGTCATGGCACGAAAGCTTTTTTTATGCATTATTCCAATCTGTCACGACGAGGAGTTCGGGCCTTTCGACCCTCGATGTTAGCGAGTTCACACTTGCGACCCAGCTTATTTTAAGTGTTTCGATGTTCATTGGCGCTTCGCCGAGCAGTGTGGGAGGCGGGATTCGAACAACGACGTTTGCGATTGTTTTACTGGCAATCTTTTTCTATGCGAAAGGAAAAGGATCAATTAAAGTGTTTAATCGTGAAATTTATGAGGATGACATGAGGAAGGCTTTTGTTGTATCTGCGGTAGCCGTATTATTGTTTGTGGTCGCTGTCATCATTTTGTCGATTACAGAGCAATTATCGCTGATGCCAATTATTTTTGAAGTTGCTTCTGCTTTCGGTACATGTGGTTTATCTTTAGGAATAACACCGGAATTAAGCACGATTGGCAAAATCGTCATCATGTCACTTATGTTTATCGGAAGGATTGGCCTGGTTACACTTGTTTTTCTTATACGTGGAAAGGAAATTACAGAGAAATATCATTATCCAAAAGAACGCGTTATTATTGGTTAA
- a CDS encoding PrkA family serine protein kinase: MDILNKVKSYREEEERMKWEGTFLEYLEMLKERPEIAQTAHSRVYNMIKDAGITEVDGMKRYEFFGNQIFGLEEAIERLVEEYFHPAARRLDVRKRILLLMGPVSGGKSTIVTMLKRGLEQYSRTDAGAVYAIKGCPMHEDPLHLIPQHLREDFYKEYGIRIEGSLSPLNTMRLEKEYGGRIEDVIIERIFFSEDKRVGIGTFSPSDPKSQDIADLTGSIDFSTIAEYGSESDPRAYRFDGELNKANRGMMEFQEMLKCDEKFLWHLLSLTQEGNFKAGRFALISADELIVAHTNEAEYRSFISNKKNEALHSRIIVMPIPYNLRVSQEERIYEKMIKESDMAHVHIAPHALKVAAIFSILTRLKESKKQGVDLVKKMRLYDGESIEGFNQVDVEELKVEHQDEGMSGIDPRYVINRISSSIIRKEVPSINALDVLRSLKDGLDQHPSISQEDREKYMNYISVARREYDEIAKKEVQKAFVYSYEESAKTLMDNYLDNVEAFCNKNKLRDPITGEEMNPDEKLMRSIEEQIGISENAKKAFREEILIRISAYARKGKKFDYRSHDRLREAIQKKLFADLKDVVKITTSTKTPDESQLKKINEVIARLIDEYGYNSVSANELLRYVGSLLNR, from the coding sequence ATGGATATATTAAATAAAGTAAAGAGTTACCGCGAAGAAGAGGAACGAATGAAATGGGAAGGGACGTTCTTGGAATATTTGGAAATGCTAAAAGAAAGGCCAGAAATCGCTCAAACCGCACATTCTCGTGTATATAATATGATAAAAGATGCAGGTATCACGGAAGTAGACGGAATGAAAAGGTATGAATTTTTTGGAAATCAGATATTTGGTCTAGAAGAGGCCATTGAAAGACTCGTTGAAGAATATTTTCACCCTGCCGCAAGGCGCCTTGACGTTCGCAAACGTATTTTGTTGCTTATGGGTCCTGTCAGCGGCGGGAAATCGACAATCGTAACCATGCTAAAGCGCGGGCTTGAACAATATTCCCGCACGGACGCTGGGGCTGTCTATGCGATTAAAGGATGCCCGATGCATGAGGATCCGCTCCATTTAATCCCACAGCATTTGCGGGAAGATTTTTATAAGGAATACGGCATTCGAATTGAAGGAAGCCTGTCGCCGCTCAATACGATGAGGCTGGAGAAGGAATATGGCGGCCGTATAGAGGATGTCATCATTGAGCGAATCTTTTTCTCTGAAGATAAGCGGGTTGGAATCGGGACGTTCAGCCCTTCTGATCCGAAATCACAAGATATTGCTGATTTAACAGGCAGCATTGACTTCTCGACAATCGCAGAATATGGGTCTGAGTCTGATCCAAGAGCTTACCGGTTTGATGGGGAACTGAACAAAGCAAACAGGGGTATGATGGAATTTCAGGAAATGTTGAAATGCGATGAGAAGTTTTTATGGCATTTGCTATCTTTGACACAGGAAGGCAATTTTAAAGCAGGCCGATTTGCGTTAATTTCTGCTGACGAGCTTATCGTTGCCCACACGAACGAAGCAGAATACCGCTCGTTTATCTCAAACAAGAAAAATGAGGCGCTGCATTCGAGAATTATCGTCATGCCCATCCCGTACAATTTACGAGTCAGCCAAGAGGAACGAATTTATGAAAAGATGATCAAAGAAAGTGATATGGCCCATGTGCATATCGCGCCACACGCATTAAAGGTTGCAGCTATTTTTTCAATATTAACAAGGCTTAAGGAATCAAAAAAGCAGGGCGTCGATCTTGTTAAGAAAATGAGGCTGTACGACGGCGAAAGCATTGAAGGATTCAATCAAGTGGATGTCGAGGAATTGAAAGTTGAACATCAGGATGAAGGCATGAGTGGAATCGATCCGCGCTATGTGATCAATCGAATTTCCTCTTCAATTATCCGCAAAGAAGTTCCATCAATCAATGCATTAGATGTGCTCCGTTCGCTAAAGGATGGGCTTGATCAACATCCATCCATTTCACAGGAAGACCGTGAAAAATATATGAATTACATCTCCGTTGCGAGAAGGGAATATGATGAAATCGCGAAAAAAGAAGTTCAGAAAGCATTCGTCTACTCTTATGAAGAATCGGCTAAAACATTAATGGATAACTATCTTGACAACGTTGAAGCGTTTTGCAATAAAAATAAGCTAAGGGACCCCATTACAGGCGAAGAAATGAATCCTGATGAAAAACTAATGCGTTCAATTGAAGAACAAATTGGCATATCTGAAAATGCGAAAAAGGCATTCAGAGAAGAAATTTTAATTCGTATTTCTGCCTATGCCCGAAAAGGCAAAAAATTTGACTACAGGTCTCATGACCGATTAAGGGAAGCGATTCAAAAGAAACTATTCGCTGATTTGAAAGATGTCGTAAAAATCACAACATCGACAAAAACGCCAGATGAATCACAGCTTAAGAAAATCAATGAAGTCATTGCAAGGCTGATTGACGAATATGGCTATAATTCAGTCTCGGCAAACGAACTGCTTCGCTATGTTGGAAGCCTTCTAAACCGCTAA
- the lepB gene encoding signal peptidase I: MPNNEVRFIDWLKAAFISFLIVILVRHFLIANYIVHGESMMPTIEEGNRLIVNKIEYGFKEPSRFDLIVFHANSNEDYIKRVIGVAGDAIEYKDDQLFINGEAVEEPYLDEYKDQLFDTQLTEDFTLLEKTGRSTVPEGYLFVMGDNRRHSYDSRHIGFINKKEVVGIVDLRYWPIESFQTKFN, from the coding sequence ATGCCGAATAACGAAGTCCGCTTCATAGACTGGCTTAAGGCTGCCTTCATCTCCTTTTTAATCGTTATCCTTGTCAGGCATTTTCTAATTGCAAATTATATTGTCCACGGGGAATCGATGATGCCCACAATCGAAGAAGGCAACCGGCTGATCGTAAATAAAATTGAATATGGATTTAAAGAACCATCCCGTTTTGATTTAATTGTATTTCATGCGAATTCAAATGAGGACTATATTAAACGTGTGATCGGAGTAGCTGGTGACGCGATTGAATATAAAGATGATCAATTATTTATAAACGGAGAAGCAGTTGAAGAACCTTATTTGGATGAATATAAAGATCAATTGTTTGATACTCAGCTTACTGAAGATTTTACCTTGCTTGAAAAGACAGGGAGATCGACTGTCCCTGAGGGCTATTTATTTGTCATGGGTGACAACCGAAGGCATAGTTATGACAGCCGGCATATTGGCTTTATAAACAAAAAGGAAGTTGTAGGTATCGTTGATTTGCGCTATTGGCCAATTGAAAGTTTTCAAACAAAGTTTAACTAA
- a CDS encoding amidase domain-containing protein: MNWHDALKEYWGELNGSIVNDREVLCFDQKESTAFERKKQQLTDRKVKIVKAISNAQIVGCHYIDGKEHVRYGIHHQFVMKQNDEFYIEERVQPRKAVFKMGKIIDDIAFPQETIEQEKSEVDSQPKTGDSDIRFKYDRLQAVRYAERWWNSYNPAYRQFDVDCTNYVSQCLHAGGAPMRGYPNRSKGWWYQNNNWSFSWSVAHALRWYLSGSQSGLQAAEVFEPNDLELGDVICYDFDGDGRWQHNTIVVAKDGNNMPLVNAHTTNSRMRYWAYEDSTAWTDQIQYKFFHIRSSEQ, encoded by the coding sequence ATGAATTGGCATGATGCCTTGAAAGAATACTGGGGAGAGTTGAATGGGTCAATTGTGAATGACAGAGAAGTGTTGTGTTTTGATCAAAAGGAAAGTACAGCATTTGAACGCAAAAAACAGCAATTAACCGATCGGAAAGTGAAAATTGTGAAAGCCATATCAAATGCGCAAATTGTAGGCTGTCATTATATAGACGGCAAAGAGCATGTGCGATATGGCATTCATCATCAGTTTGTCATGAAACAAAACGATGAATTTTATATTGAAGAAAGGGTGCAGCCGAGAAAGGCTGTGTTTAAAATGGGGAAAATAATTGATGACATCGCATTTCCACAAGAAACCATTGAACAAGAAAAGAGTGAAGTTGATTCACAGCCTAAAACCGGAGACAGCGACATCCGGTTTAAATATGATCGGCTCCAAGCGGTAAGATATGCAGAAAGATGGTGGAATTCTTACAACCCGGCATATCGGCAATTTGATGTGGATTGCACGAATTATGTCTCCCAATGCCTTCATGCCGGTGGAGCGCCGATGAGAGGGTATCCCAACCGTTCAAAAGGCTGGTGGTATCAAAATAATAATTGGAGCTTCAGCTGGTCTGTAGCACATGCTTTACGCTGGTATTTAAGCGGTTCGCAGTCAGGCCTTCAAGCAGCAGAAGTTTTTGAACCAAATGATCTGGAACTTGGAGATGTAATTTGCTATGATTTTGACGGAGATGGCAGGTGGCAGCATAATACGATCGTCGTCGCCAAAGACGGGAACAACATGCCGCTCGTGAATGCCCATACGACGAACAGCCGAATGAGGTATTGGGCATATGAAGATTCGACCGCTTGGACTGATCAAATTCAATACAAATTTTTTCACATTCGAAGCAGTGAACAATAA
- a CDS encoding PaaI family thioesterase, producing MDKQQFLNHVEKAYDASSQQPENVFLFKLFDFNFTYDDEKRTCTITCQVTEPMLNPSGIVHGGIYTYITDTAMGHLNFRYKDAPYVSLELKTSYFKASNTGTIIATARYVKEGYKVSFMECEVKNEKGELMCATNGTFYRFEKK from the coding sequence ATGGACAAGCAACAATTTTTAAACCACGTCGAAAAAGCATACGATGCTAGCAGCCAACAGCCTGAAAATGTGTTTTTATTTAAATTGTTTGATTTTAACTTTACATATGATGATGAAAAAAGGACATGTACCATCACATGCCAGGTAACCGAGCCAATGCTCAATCCTTCCGGCATCGTCCATGGCGGCATTTATACATATATTACGGATACAGCAATGGGTCATTTAAACTTTCGATATAAAGATGCTCCATATGTTTCATTGGAACTGAAAACCTCTTATTTTAAAGCGTCAAACACAGGGACAATCATTGCTACCGCCCGCTATGTGAAAGAAGGCTATAAAGTCTCATTCATGGAATGTGAAGTGAAAAATGAAAAAGGCGAGCTCATGTGTGCGACGAACGGAACCTTTTACCGATTTGAGAAAAAGTAA